In the genome of Candidatus Bathyarchaeota archaeon, one region contains:
- the eif1A gene encoding translation initiation factor eIF-1A has product MGKKKVISEEELKTLVLPSPGEVLGIVEKLLGYDRLLVRCVDGHTRLCRIRGKMKRRVWIKEGDIVLVSPWDFQFKTRGDVVWRYTHNQVDWLARNGYIPQDWA; this is encoded by the coding sequence CTGGGTAAGAAGAAGGTTATAAGCGAGGAGGAGCTTAAGACGCTCGTCCTACCTAGCCCTGGGGAGGTCTTAGGGATAGTGGAGAAACTGCTCGGCTACGATAGGCTTCTGGTCCGCTGCGTAGACGGTCATACGAGGCTTTGTAGGATAAGGGGGAAGATGAAGAGGCGGGTCTGGATCAAGGAGGGCGACATCGTCCTCGTTTCGCCGTGGGACTTTCAGTTCAAGACCCGTGGAGACGTGGTCTGGCGTTACACGCATAACCAGGTGGACTGGCTCGCTAGGAACGGTTACATACCCCAGGACTGGGCTTAA
- a CDS encoding alpha-glucosidase/alpha-galactosidase, which produces MKLSIIGAGSAVFSLSLIRDLCLTPGLEGSTVCFMDIDKQRLDAVYSLCKRYAQELGVRLNLEKTMDRRESLRDADFVINTALAAGHHRLREGWVIARELGYRHGGSLHIMHDEAFWINFYQFRLFESIVEDVLDLCPDAWYIQLANPVLAGITYLGRKYPGAKIVGLCHGFMGVYHIAEVLGLERAHIEFEAPGVNHFIWLTRFTYRGEDAYPLIDEWVEKRAAEYWKRCPLSDGLGPKPVDLYRRFGLFPIGDTCTPGGGSWPYWYHVDEETERRWRENPSEWWSGYFEWIKQRVDRIFEVAEDLSVKVTEVFPPRKSAESIVSLIESIACHIPRVFQVNIPNRGDLVPGVPRDFEVEVPALVDKHGIHGLKTEGLPKPVIAYLLRDRVAPVEVELEAYEAGDRGLLLQLIMMDPWTRTMEQAEKLLDRIMSLPYHGEMRRHYR; this is translated from the coding sequence GTGAAGTTGAGTATAATCGGGGCTGGAAGCGCTGTTTTTTCGCTTTCGCTGATCAGAGACCTGTGTCTGACCCCGGGTCTCGAGGGTAGTACGGTGTGCTTCATGGATATCGACAAGCAGAGGCTCGACGCCGTGTATTCGCTCTGTAAGCGTTATGCCCAAGAGCTCGGGGTCAGGTTGAACCTTGAGAAGACCATGGATAGGCGGGAGTCGCTGAGAGACGCGGATTTCGTCATAAACACGGCCCTAGCCGCTGGCCACCATAGGCTACGAGAGGGCTGGGTGATAGCGCGTGAGCTCGGCTACAGGCATGGTGGAAGCCTCCACATAATGCACGACGAGGCTTTTTGGATAAACTTCTACCAGTTTAGGCTCTTCGAATCGATAGTCGAGGATGTCCTCGACCTGTGTCCAGACGCCTGGTATATCCAACTAGCCAACCCGGTGCTCGCAGGTATAACGTATCTGGGGCGTAAGTACCCCGGGGCTAAGATAGTGGGCCTATGCCACGGCTTCATGGGGGTATACCACATCGCCGAGGTGCTAGGCTTAGAAAGAGCACATATAGAGTTCGAGGCCCCGGGGGTAAACCACTTCATCTGGCTGACACGCTTCACCTATAGGGGCGAGGACGCTTACCCGCTCATAGACGAATGGGTCGAGAAGCGAGCAGCTGAATACTGGAAACGATGCCCCTTGAGCGACGGACTGGGGCCTAAGCCGGTAGACCTCTACAGGAGGTTCGGCCTGTTCCCGATAGGCGACACGTGTACACCTGGAGGAGGTTCGTGGCCCTACTGGTACCACGTCGACGAGGAGACCGAGAGAAGATGGAGGGAAAACCCCTCAGAGTGGTGGAGCGGATACTTCGAATGGATTAAGCAGAGGGTCGATAGAATATTCGAGGTCGCCGAAGACCTCTCCGTGAAGGTGACAGAGGTCTTCCCTCCGCGTAAATCGGCCGAGAGCATAGTGTCCCTGATCGAATCCATAGCCTGCCACATACCGAGGGTGTTCCAAGTCAACATACCCAATAGAGGCGACTTAGTTCCTGGAGTGCCTCGGGACTTCGAGGTCGAGGTCCCGGCGCTCGTCGATAAGCATGGTATCCACGGTTTGAAAACCGAGGGTTTACCTAAGCCGGTCATCGCATATCTCCTCCGAGACCGCGTCGCCCCTGTCGAAGTCGAGCTGGAGGCCTATGAAGCCGGAGACCGCGGCCTACTGCTTCAGCTTATAATGATGGACCCCTGGACGAGGACTATGGAGCAGGCTGAGAAGCTTCTCGATAGGATAATGTCCCTACCGTATCACGGGGAGATGAGACGGCATTACAGATGA